A stretch of the SAR86 cluster bacterium genome encodes the following:
- a CDS encoding phosphotransferase family protein, whose product MNQELGSLLSKKLESESINGEIINLEPLTGGASKEIWKFEVKLKDKSEKYILRRGSGIEGPLAIKTSDEAQIQKTVRKLGALVPEIISVSSLSEPLGDSYIMKFVEGETIARKILRDSEYKNALQNLAFECGESIAKIHQTDIAELSFLPKKTVNEQLNDLYETYTVFNQSSPVFEYTYLWLKKQNFGEIDDALVHGDFRLGNIIVSQDGLQSIIDWELAHVGNPLQDLGWICGNSWRFGNTDKVVGGFGDLKDLLDGYNSISEYKVDQETVRAWQVFGTFRWGVICLIQASAHLNGTINSVEKAAIGRRVSETEIDIVDLLFLGGR is encoded by the coding sequence ATGAACCAAGAGTTAGGAAGTCTTTTATCAAAGAAACTGGAAAGTGAGTCCATTAATGGTGAGATTATAAATCTTGAGCCTTTAACTGGTGGAGCATCAAAAGAAATTTGGAAATTTGAAGTAAAACTCAAAGATAAATCTGAAAAATATATTCTTAGGAGAGGTTCAGGAATTGAAGGACCTCTTGCAATCAAAACTTCAGATGAAGCCCAAATACAAAAAACGGTTAGAAAATTAGGTGCATTAGTTCCCGAAATCATTTCTGTATCTTCTCTTAGCGAACCTCTGGGAGATTCATACATTATGAAATTTGTTGAAGGTGAAACTATTGCAAGAAAAATCTTAAGAGATTCGGAATATAAAAATGCACTTCAGAATCTGGCTTTTGAATGTGGTGAATCCATAGCAAAAATTCATCAAACAGATATAGCAGAATTAAGTTTTCTTCCAAAAAAGACTGTCAACGAGCAACTGAATGATTTATATGAAACCTATACTGTATTTAATCAGTCTTCTCCCGTGTTTGAGTACACCTATCTTTGGCTAAAGAAACAGAACTTTGGTGAAATTGATGATGCTCTTGTGCATGGTGATTTTAGGCTTGGAAATATAATTGTTAGTCAAGATGGGTTGCAATCAATTATAGATTGGGAACTTGCTCATGTAGGAAACCCTTTACAAGATCTTGGATGGATTTGCGGGAATTCTTGGAGGTTTGGCAATACGGATAAAGTTGTAGGCGGTTTTGGTGATTTAAAAGACCTTCTGGACGGATACAACTCCATTAGTGAATATAAGGTTGATCAGGAAACAGTTAGGGCATGGCAAGTTTTTGGAACTTTCAGGTGGGGAGTTATTTGCCTCATACAAGCATCAGCTCATTTAAATGGGACAATAAATTCTGTAGAAAAGGCAGCAATTGGTAGAAGAGTATCTGAAACGGAAATTGATATAGTGGACTTACTTTTTTTAGGAGGTAGATGA
- a CDS encoding DUF6285 domain-containing protein, with amino-acid sequence MMIFDKPDSVELLDAVNHFLNEKIKDEVPPHLAFKLRIVENVLNIVSREITLGEKLSNEVIKDLRELIEKDTANIKDLALLIKEEKLDLQNEDLKDLLVKLSKNKISIDNPNYSTFKKLID; translated from the coding sequence ATGATGATCTTTGATAAACCCGATAGTGTTGAGTTATTAGATGCGGTGAATCATTTTTTAAATGAAAAAATCAAAGATGAGGTTCCTCCTCACTTAGCATTTAAATTGAGGATTGTCGAAAATGTATTAAACATAGTTAGCAGAGAAATAACTCTCGGAGAAAAACTATCTAATGAAGTAATAAAGGATTTAAGAGAACTAATCGAAAAAGATACTGCAAATATTAAAGATCTTGCGTTATTGATAAAGGAAGAAAAGTTAGATCTACAAAACGAAGATTTAAAGGACTTACTTGTCAAATTATCAAAGAATAAAATTTCTATTGATAATCCTAACTACTCTACATTTAAAAAATTAATCGACTGA
- a CDS encoding acyl-CoA dehydrogenase family protein: MGKEMDRNWKEVRSEVKRFVEEEVYPAEPVLHKGNEESKEKLSELMQKAKDNSLWALGHPKDIGGQGMPFMEYVYINEVVGRSSSAMVALGTHSLQDSIMLREFAPKKWRDEYLEPLVQGEVFPSFAMTEPDISSSDPTQLQTTAILEGDEWVINGTKWFTTGAARASYTTVMCRTELDVPSHGAFSMIIVPTDNPGYKIVRETPVLGINGGHYEVNYDNVRVPKENLLGPRGQGFLIAQRRLGPGRIFHCMRWLGQAQRAFDLMCERLHSRETFGTPLADKQLMQKFVFDSACEIQASRHLTLDAAKRIDQGDDARIEIGMIKVVGAEMVHNVIDRAIQVHGAKGLTDDTPLSLMYRHAREARIYDGPDEVHVQSVARRILKNYQNNGVGWDFGERDASLDS, translated from the coding sequence ATGGGGAAAGAAATGGATAGAAACTGGAAAGAGGTAAGATCAGAAGTAAAACGGTTCGTTGAAGAGGAAGTTTATCCTGCTGAACCTGTTCTTCATAAAGGAAACGAGGAATCTAAAGAGAAACTTTCTGAACTGATGCAAAAAGCAAAAGATAATTCTTTGTGGGCACTTGGGCATCCTAAAGATATAGGAGGTCAAGGTATGCCTTTCATGGAATATGTCTACATAAATGAAGTTGTTGGAAGATCTTCTAGCGCGATGGTTGCTTTAGGAACGCATTCACTTCAAGACTCAATAATGCTCAGAGAATTTGCTCCTAAAAAATGGAGAGATGAATATCTTGAACCTTTGGTCCAAGGTGAAGTTTTTCCAAGCTTTGCAATGACCGAACCAGATATTTCTAGTTCTGATCCAACTCAATTACAAACTACTGCTATTCTTGAAGGTGATGAATGGGTTATAAATGGAACTAAATGGTTTACAACAGGAGCTGCCAGAGCTTCTTACACAACTGTTATGTGTCGTACCGAGTTGGATGTTCCTAGTCATGGAGCTTTTAGTATGATTATTGTTCCAACTGATAATCCCGGTTACAAGATAGTGAGAGAAACGCCAGTTCTGGGCATAAATGGTGGTCATTATGAAGTTAATTATGACAATGTCAGAGTGCCCAAAGAAAATCTTCTTGGTCCTAGAGGACAAGGTTTCTTAATTGCTCAAAGAAGGTTAGGCCCTGGTAGAATCTTTCACTGCATGAGATGGCTTGGCCAAGCTCAAAGAGCGTTTGATTTAATGTGTGAAAGATTACATTCAAGGGAGACTTTTGGGACTCCTTTAGCTGACAAACAGTTAATGCAAAAATTTGTCTTTGATAGTGCTTGTGAAATTCAAGCCAGCAGACACCTTACACTCGATGCTGCTAAAAGGATTGATCAAGGAGATGATGCAAGGATAGAGATAGGAATGATAAAAGTTGTAGGTGCTGAAATGGTTCACAATGTAATTGATAGAGCCATTCAGGTACATGGGGCTAAAGGTCTTACTGATGATACCCCTCTGAGCTTAATGTACAGACACGCAAGAGAAGCAAGAATTTATGATGGCCCAGATGAGGTTCATGTTCAATCTGTTGCCAGAAGAATCTTAAAAAATTATCAAAATAATGGCGTAGGTTGGGATTTTGGTGAAAGAGACGCAAGCTTAGATAGCTAA
- a CDS encoding beta-ketoacyl synthase gives MTSKSLALITGFGGINSAGRSSSYLAYKNMVFDSLSSKEQLEVLQDLAVLQGKIEPVGRSWETNSGDTIDLKKYLLDNSSDIRSDTMVREIDRDLYDQDGIILDQIGASAAGQLPKGFDPSSLYPARQHPRALQMTIFGMGDALGQLGVDWKVIQEKIAPDEVAVFSGAAIGQLDSFGFGGLMQSRLKGSRASSKNLALGLVEMSADFINAYILGSVGRTGHVVGACATFLYNLQMGKEAIESGSARFVVVGGAEAPITPEIVDGFYAMSALSDDKRMMEMQAQHNENLTEGPIQNKACRPFGQNVGMVLGESAQFVILMDDALAMELGAQVYGCVSAVSSHSDGFKSSISGPGVGNYITMAKCASEAEKIIGLKKLRNRTFVHAHGTGTPANRTTESHILNEVAQTYGIRSLPVSGIKSYLGHSMAPASGDQLTATLGTWDKGIVPGIHSTEFIAEDVHQKNLDILLDNKKEDKDYFSAAFLNAKGFGGNNASALILSPEEAMTLLSKKYSSSKIKKYLSLNEGISAKASKHNKQCLRGNYNIIYKFNENVLQGEEDVVMEKSKVNLKGFKQSINLKK, from the coding sequence ATGACTTCAAAATCTCTTGCATTAATAACCGGCTTCGGAGGAATAAATTCAGCAGGGAGAAGTTCATCTTACCTTGCTTACAAAAATATGGTCTTCGATTCTCTTTCAAGTAAAGAACAACTTGAGGTTCTTCAGGACTTGGCCGTTCTACAGGGGAAAATCGAGCCTGTTGGTAGATCTTGGGAAACTAATTCAGGTGATACAATTGATCTCAAAAAATACTTACTTGATAACAGTTCAGATATAAGGTCTGACACAATGGTAAGAGAAATAGATAGGGATTTATATGACCAAGATGGAATTATTCTTGATCAAATAGGTGCGAGTGCAGCTGGGCAATTACCGAAAGGATTTGATCCTTCGAGCTTATACCCAGCAAGACAGCATCCTAGAGCACTTCAGATGACCATATTTGGTATGGGTGATGCTCTCGGACAGCTAGGAGTAGACTGGAAAGTCATCCAAGAAAAAATAGCTCCAGATGAAGTAGCAGTTTTTAGTGGAGCAGCAATAGGCCAACTAGATAGTTTCGGGTTTGGTGGATTAATGCAATCACGATTGAAAGGATCTAGAGCAAGTTCCAAGAATTTAGCTTTAGGTTTAGTAGAAATGTCTGCTGACTTCATAAATGCCTATATTCTAGGTAGTGTGGGACGTACCGGTCATGTTGTTGGTGCTTGTGCAACTTTTTTGTATAACTTACAAATGGGGAAAGAAGCCATTGAGTCGGGATCTGCTAGATTTGTGGTTGTAGGCGGTGCAGAAGCTCCTATTACTCCTGAGATTGTTGATGGGTTTTATGCAATGAGCGCACTATCAGATGATAAAAGAATGATGGAAATGCAAGCGCAACATAATGAAAACTTAACAGAGGGTCCAATCCAAAATAAGGCATGTAGACCTTTTGGCCAAAATGTAGGCATGGTGCTTGGTGAGTCAGCTCAGTTCGTTATATTAATGGATGATGCTTTAGCTATGGAGTTAGGAGCTCAAGTTTATGGATGTGTATCTGCTGTTTCATCTCATTCAGATGGATTCAAAAGTTCAATAAGTGGACCAGGTGTTGGTAATTATATAACTATGGCCAAGTGTGCCTCAGAAGCAGAAAAAATTATTGGGTTAAAAAAACTAAGAAATAGAACCTTTGTGCATGCTCACGGAACAGGAACGCCAGCAAACAGAACCACTGAGTCTCATATTCTTAATGAAGTAGCACAAACCTATGGAATAAGATCCCTTCCAGTTTCAGGTATAAAATCTTATTTAGGTCATAGTATGGCGCCTGCATCTGGTGACCAACTTACAGCTACTCTAGGAACATGGGATAAAGGTATAGTTCCAGGTATACATTCAACAGAATTTATCGCTGAGGATGTTCATCAGAAGAACTTAGATATTCTTCTTGATAATAAGAAAGAGGATAAAGATTATTTCAGTGCAGCTTTTTTAAATGCAAAAGGTTTTGGGGGTAATAATGCCTCAGCTTTGATCTTATCACCTGAAGAAGCAATGACCTTGTTATCAAAAAAATACTCATCTTCGAAGATAAAGAAATACTTATCTTTAAATGAAGGCATAAGTGCAAAGGCATCAAAACACAACAAACAATGTTTAAGAGGAAATTACAATATTATCTACAAATTCAATGAAAATGTTCTTCAGGGGGAGGAAGACGTAGTTATGGAAAAAAGTAAAGTAAACCTTAAGGGATTTAAGCAATCAATAAATCTAAAAAAATAA